A section of the Salvelinus sp. IW2-2015 linkage group LG7, ASM291031v2, whole genome shotgun sequence genome encodes:
- the LOC111966769 gene encoding acyl-coenzyme A diphosphatase FITM2: MAAVDVIVDNFAALWSKPFNRVILARICFAISIVGSFVNWTQLVPETYFSNRRNVVNMYFVKVSWGWSLLLLTPFILFTSYKNLTFALRRLSSLVVATAVWYTITNFFSYINNATGTCHVPESEAMDQVPHDDITSCRNAGGQWDGIAISGHSFILSYSALVIAEEMAPMVHMVKKNRNTVLDLLYVSLNWIVIIWIWMFVCTSVYFHSFPEKLLGTVLGIVPWFVTYRIWYSMPFSPGLPYQPKEQRQLA; this comes from the exons ATGGCAGCGGTGGATGTCATCGTGGACAACTTTGCGGCACTGTGGAGTAAACCGTTTAATCGTGTTATATTGGCTCGGATCTGTTTTGCTATTTCAATAGTGGGATCCTTTGTAAATTGGACACAGCTCGTTCCGGAGACATATTTCAGCAACAGAAGAAATGTTGTCAATAT GTATTTTGTCAAAGTTTCCTGGGGCTGGTCCTTGCTGCTGTTGACCCCGTTCATCCTCTTCACGTCATACAAGAACTTGACCTTTGCCCTCCGGCGACTGAGCTCATTGGTGGTGGCCACAGCCGTTTGGTACACCATCACCAATTTTTTTTCCTACATCAACAATGCCACAggtacctgtcacgttcctgaatCTGAAGCCATGGATCAAGTCCCTCATGATGACATCACCTCATGCAGGAATGCTGGGGGTCAATGGGACGGCATTGCCATCTCAGGACACTCGTTCATTCTGTCGTACTCTGCACTCGTCATTGCTGAAGAAATGGCACCTATGGTGCACATGGTGAAGAAGAACAGGAATACTGTTTTGGATTTGTTATATGTTTCCCTTAATTGGATAGTAATCATCTGGATAtggatgtttgtgtgtacctCGGTGTACTTTCATTCTTTCCCTGAGAAGCTTCTCGGGACAGTTTTGGGGATTGTGCCATGGTTTGTCACATATCGGATATGGTATTCAATGCCCTTCTCTCCTGGTCTCCCATATCAGCCAAAAGAGCAGAGACAACTAGCTTAA